Proteins encoded together in one Pseudomonas arsenicoxydans window:
- a CDS encoding bacteriocin produces MRLTLPALVLGLLVTQGAMAAGDGTAAIGGGLGGALGNVIGQNMGGSTGAAIGAGVAGAAGSAVAARKGSRTKAAIGGGVGAAGGSVIGNSLGGKNGSTIGAGLGGALGGGVGSNLGHKRH; encoded by the coding sequence ATGCGTTTAACACTGCCTGCTCTGGTTCTGGGACTTCTGGTGACTCAAGGTGCAATGGCTGCCGGTGATGGCACTGCGGCGATCGGTGGCGGTCTGGGTGGTGCATTGGGCAACGTGATCGGCCAGAACATGGGCGGCAGCACCGGCGCGGCGATTGGTGCTGGCGTTGCGGGCGCAGCCGGTAGTGCTGTTGCCGCACGCAAAGGCAGCCGCACCAAAGCAGCCATTGGTGGCGGTGTCGGCGCTGCGGGCGGTTCGGTGATCGGTAACAGCCTGGGCGGCAAGAACGGTTCTACCATCGGCGCCGGCTTGGGTGGTGCATTGGGTGGCGGTGTAGGTAGCAACCTGGGTCACAAGCGTCACTGA
- a CDS encoding YbjQ family protein has product MIITTTQTIEGRQITAYLDIVSAESVQGVNVIRDIFAGMRDFFGGRSQTLERALKEARIQATDEIKERARALQADAVVGLDFEISMPSGNGGMVVVFVTGTAVKLR; this is encoded by the coding sequence ATGATCATCACCACAACCCAAACCATTGAAGGCCGACAAATCACCGCCTACCTGGACATCGTCAGCGCTGAGTCGGTACAGGGCGTCAACGTTATCCGTGACATATTCGCTGGCATGCGGGATTTTTTCGGTGGTCGTTCTCAGACGTTGGAGCGGGCGTTGAAGGAAGCGCGGATTCAGGCGACCGACGAGATCAAGGAGAGGGCGCGGGCTCTTCAGGCGGATGCGGTGGTGGGACTCGATTTTGAGATCAGCATGCCGTCCGGCAACGGCGGGATGGTGGTGGTGTTTGTGACCGGGACGGCCGTCAAGCTGAGGTGA